One part of the Sphingobium yanoikuyae genome encodes these proteins:
- a CDS encoding c-type cytochrome, giving the protein MGDRFNTVAGWALFAGIIALGGAIVSSKYFHDERPEKMGYAIEGVEVEGEGGGDSGPGLNTLLASADVAAGEKVFAKCAACHTVNQGGANGIGPNLYATVGEGIGQGKGGFAFSEALKSKGGEWSFDNLDHWLKSPREFAPGTKMTFAGLSNPADRANLIAWLNTQGSNLPLPAADAAPAAAAADNGAAAEGGDNAANAAEAPAENAAQ; this is encoded by the coding sequence ATGGGCGATCGATTCAACACCGTTGCAGGGTGGGCGTTGTTTGCAGGCATCATCGCGCTGGGTGGCGCGATCGTCAGTTCCAAATATTTCCACGATGAACGGCCCGAAAAGATGGGCTATGCGATCGAGGGCGTCGAGGTGGAAGGCGAAGGTGGCGGCGACAGCGGCCCCGGCCTCAACACCCTGCTCGCCAGCGCGGATGTCGCGGCCGGCGAGAAAGTGTTCGCGAAATGCGCCGCCTGCCACACCGTCAACCAGGGCGGCGCCAACGGCATCGGCCCCAATCTCTATGCCACCGTCGGCGAAGGCATCGGCCAGGGCAAGGGCGGCTTCGCCTTCTCCGAAGCGCTCAAGAGCAAGGGCGGCGAATGGAGCTTCGACAATCTCGACCATTGGCTGAAAAGCCCGCGTGAATTTGCCCCCGGCACCAAGATGACCTTTGCCGGCCTCTCCAACCCGGCCGATCGCGCCAACCTGATCGCCTGGCTGAACACGCAGGGATCCAACTTGCCGCTGCCGGCCGCCGATGCCGCGCCGGCCGCTGCCGCCGCCGACAATGGCGCCGCGGCCGAAGGGGGCGACAATGCCGCCAATGCGGCGGAAGCCCCGGCCGAGAACGCGGCCCAGTAA
- a CDS encoding prephenate dehydratase, which translates to MENYPAPARALVADMSQKAAADPARAVAYQGAPGANSHLAALGYAPDCVPLPSFAFEDAIDAVRNGLAARAIIPIENSLHGRVADMHFLLPESGLHIVDEYFLRIRHCLMAPDTVPVKSAISHPQALGQCRHYLRERGIQPVAYADTAGAAALVAETRAPGEGAIAPYLAAEIYGLRLIAENIEDSDDNMTRFLVLAREPKAPAAGVGPVMTTFLFEVKNIPAALYKAMGGFATNGVNMTKLESYQRGASFAATEFYCDIEGMPGDPAVDRALAELEFHTKWVRVLGSYRQARPRT; encoded by the coding sequence ATGGAAAATTATCCCGCCCCCGCTCGCGCGCTGGTCGCCGACATGTCGCAAAAGGCCGCTGCCGATCCGGCGCGCGCCGTCGCCTATCAGGGCGCGCCCGGTGCCAATTCGCACCTGGCCGCGCTTGGCTACGCCCCCGATTGCGTGCCGCTGCCCAGCTTTGCGTTCGAGGATGCGATCGACGCTGTGCGCAATGGCCTTGCCGCCCGAGCGATCATTCCGATCGAGAACAGCCTGCACGGCCGCGTCGCCGACATGCATTTCCTGCTGCCCGAATCCGGGCTGCACATCGTCGACGAATATTTCCTGCGCATCCGCCACTGCCTGATGGCGCCCGACACGGTGCCGGTGAAGAGTGCGATCAGCCATCCGCAGGCGCTGGGCCAGTGCCGCCATTATCTGCGCGAGCGCGGCATCCAGCCGGTCGCCTATGCCGACACCGCCGGCGCCGCCGCGCTGGTGGCGGAAACGCGGGCGCCGGGCGAGGGGGCGATCGCCCCCTATCTGGCCGCCGAAATCTATGGCCTGCGCCTGATCGCCGAGAATATCGAGGATAGCGACGACAATATGACCCGCTTCCTGGTGCTGGCGCGCGAGCCCAAGGCGCCGGCGGCCGGCGTCGGCCCGGTCATGACCACCTTCCTGTTCGAGGTGAAGAATATCCCGGCCGCCCTCTACAAGGCGATGGGCGGCTTTGCGACCAATGGCGTCAACATGACCAAGCTGGAAAGCTATCAGCGCGGCGCCAGCTTTGCCGCGACCGAATTCTATTGCGATATCGAAGGGATGCCGGGCGACCCGGCGGTCGACCGCGCGCTCGCCGAGCTGGAATTCCACACCAAATGGGTGCGCGTGCTGGGCAGCTACCGCCAGGCCCGCCCCCGCACCTGA
- a CDS encoding restriction endonuclease: MNDITLHSPNLDKLEIGPLSAKFSARGDRILRYYIDIRHKTMNLHRELGAPELFILQSKVDALLADWDAKLVAFETKRLFQTGKGAADEMTADAIRAQEGIGRILAHTLTIDDAIDWNTLKDHRAYAMPAKFPEARPTTAARPEPAYEAPQIGLLDKLLGKRRHLEDQVARRNARAGEEWRTAEAEREAGYAADIAAWTLREEAFWTGHEAAKAEFLAAQAASHAKIDALRNAIADRDPDAVIEHASLVLENSEYSGLFEKSYDMQYRPADRLLMLAYRLPGPDDLPQVKAVKYVKATGELTETRISDRDRKANFDSASYQICLRTLHELFEADVDGNLDAILFNGMVESIDPATGLERQGCIMSILAKRDEFCRIDLSRADPKACFKALKGVSAANLAALAPVPPVIEMDREDRRFIDEREVVGGIDASTNLASISWDDFEHLVRELFEKEFLSRGGEVKVTQSSSDGGVDAIAFDPDPISGGKIVIQAKRYTRTVGVSAVRDLFGTVMNEGASRGILVTTSDYGPDAYRFASDKPLALLNGANLLHMLERHGYQARIDVAEARAARP; this comes from the coding sequence ATGAACGACATCACACTGCATTCGCCAAACTTAGATAAGCTTGAGATCGGGCCACTAAGCGCCAAATTTAGCGCGCGTGGCGATCGTATCCTGCGATATTACATTGATATCCGGCACAAGACAATGAACCTGCACCGCGAACTCGGCGCTCCCGAGTTGTTCATCCTGCAGAGCAAGGTCGATGCGCTGCTCGCCGATTGGGACGCAAAGCTAGTTGCATTCGAAACCAAGCGGCTGTTTCAGACCGGGAAGGGCGCGGCCGACGAAATGACTGCCGACGCGATCCGCGCCCAAGAGGGTATCGGTCGGATCCTTGCGCATACCCTAACGATCGACGACGCTATCGATTGGAACACACTTAAAGACCACAGGGCATATGCGATGCCCGCGAAGTTCCCCGAAGCGCGGCCCACCACCGCCGCACGGCCGGAGCCAGCCTACGAGGCTCCGCAAATCGGCTTACTCGATAAGCTATTGGGAAAGCGCAGACATCTCGAAGACCAGGTTGCAAGGCGTAACGCTCGCGCGGGTGAGGAATGGCGGACTGCGGAGGCTGAGCGCGAGGCAGGTTACGCGGCGGACATCGCAGCGTGGACACTTCGCGAAGAAGCGTTCTGGACCGGGCACGAGGCCGCAAAGGCTGAGTTCCTTGCCGCGCAGGCCGCTTCACATGCCAAGATCGACGCTTTGCGCAACGCGATCGCCGACCGTGATCCAGACGCCGTAATCGAGCATGCCTCGCTCGTCCTAGAGAACTCTGAGTACAGCGGATTGTTCGAGAAATCGTACGACATGCAGTATCGGCCGGCTGACCGGCTGCTCATGTTGGCGTACCGCCTGCCGGGACCCGATGACCTTCCACAGGTCAAGGCCGTCAAATACGTCAAGGCGACCGGCGAGCTAACCGAGACGCGCATTTCCGACCGTGATCGCAAGGCGAATTTCGATAGCGCGAGTTATCAGATTTGCCTGCGCACCCTTCACGAACTTTTCGAAGCCGACGTCGATGGCAACCTCGATGCTATTCTGTTTAACGGCATGGTCGAATCGATCGATCCCGCCACCGGACTGGAGCGGCAGGGCTGCATCATGTCGATCCTCGCGAAACGTGACGAATTTTGCCGCATCGACCTCTCCCGCGCCGATCCGAAGGCCTGCTTCAAGGCGCTGAAGGGCGTCTCCGCTGCAAACCTCGCCGCACTGGCGCCTGTCCCGCCGGTGATCGAGATGGATCGTGAAGATCGCCGTTTTATCGACGAACGCGAGGTAGTTGGCGGGATCGACGCCTCGACCAATCTCGCCTCGATTTCGTGGGACGATTTCGAGCACCTAGTGCGTGAGCTGTTCGAGAAGGAGTTCCTAAGCCGCGGCGGTGAGGTGAAGGTCACTCAGTCGTCAAGCGACGGAGGGGTCGACGCGATCGCCTTTGACCCCGATCCGATCAGCGGTGGCAAGATCGTTATTCAGGCGAAGCGTTACACGCGCACCGTCGGCGTTTCGGCGGTCCGCGACCTCTTTGGCACGGTGATGAACGAGGGTGCCTCACGCGGCATTCTTGTGACGACCTCTGATTACGGGCCTGACGCCTACCGCTTCGCCAGCGATAAGCCTCTGGCGCTGCTCAATGGAGCCAACCTGCTCCACATGCTAGAGCGGCACGGCTACCAGGCGCGAATAGACGTCGCCGAGGCTCGAGCTGCCCGACCTTGA
- a CDS encoding sterol desaturase family protein: MVAAILLSGLAMTLIVGVRYLIASGGFALATRLRQPGLYRGQGRQIGREIGWSLASAAIYGIPAGVVAWGWQARGWTRIYEDVGRYPLWYLPVSVLLYLAAHDTWFYWTHRWMHAPRLFRIAHAVHHASRPPTAWAAMSFHPWEALTGAVVIPALVFLIPIHVGALGVVLSIMTIMGVSNHMGWEMFPRWMVRGPIGRWLITASHHQRHHEQYRCNYGLYFRVWDRLCGTDRGLGDFGRDLRKEQA, translated from the coding sequence ATGGTCGCTGCGATCCTCTTGTCCGGGCTGGCGATGACGCTGATCGTCGGGGTGCGCTATCTGATTGCCAGTGGCGGTTTTGCGCTGGCGACAAGGCTGCGGCAGCCGGGCCTCTATCGCGGGCAGGGGCGACAGATCGGGCGGGAGATTGGCTGGTCGCTGGCGTCTGCGGCGATCTATGGCATTCCCGCCGGGGTCGTCGCCTGGGGCTGGCAGGCGCGGGGCTGGACGCGCATCTATGAGGATGTCGGCCGCTATCCGCTCTGGTATCTGCCGGTGTCGGTGCTGCTCTATCTCGCCGCGCATGACACATGGTTCTACTGGACGCACCGGTGGATGCACGCGCCCCGGCTGTTCCGCATCGCCCATGCCGTCCATCATGCGAGCCGGCCACCGACCGCCTGGGCGGCGATGAGCTTTCATCCGTGGGAGGCGCTGACCGGGGCGGTGGTGATCCCGGCTTTGGTCTTCCTGATCCCGATCCATGTCGGCGCGCTGGGCGTGGTGCTGTCGATCATGACGATCATGGGCGTGTCCAACCATATGGGGTGGGAGATGTTTCCGCGCTGGATGGTGCGCGGGCCGATCGGCCGCTGGCTGATCACCGCCAGCCATCATCAGCGGCATCATGAGCAATATCGGTGCAATTATGGCCTCTATTTTCGCGTCTGGGACCGGCTGTGCGGCACCGACCGGGGGCTGGGGGATTTCGGGCGTGATTTGAGGAAGGAACAGGCGTGA
- a CDS encoding DUF2141 domain-containing protein, with translation MIGRVVFAVVAMAGLAGAAPVDLAQPISMTAEGLRSAKGRILICVARSADYFPDCSKDPDKRHLIVATTGNAIPLGNLAPGDYAIAIIHDENGNGKLDTFAGIPREGVGFSRNPVLRFGAPSFRSAEFVVSGAPVRQAIRLKYFL, from the coding sequence GTGATCGGTCGGGTGGTGTTTGCGGTGGTGGCGATGGCGGGACTGGCGGGGGCGGCGCCGGTGGACCTGGCCCAGCCGATCAGCATGACGGCCGAAGGGCTGCGGTCGGCCAAGGGGCGCATCCTGATCTGCGTGGCGCGATCGGCCGACTATTTTCCCGATTGCAGCAAGGATCCCGACAAGCGCCACCTGATCGTGGCGACGACGGGCAATGCCATCCCGCTCGGCAATCTGGCGCCGGGCGACTATGCGATCGCGATCATCCATGACGAAAATGGCAATGGCAAGCTGGACACTTTTGCCGGCATTCCGCGCGAAGGCGTGGGCTTTTCGCGCAATCCGGTGCTGCGCTTTGGCGCGCCCAGCTTCCGGTCGGCCGAGTTCGTCGTGAGCGGCGCGCCGGTGCGGCAGGCGATCCGGCTCAAATATTTCCTGTAA
- a CDS encoding tetratricopeptide repeat protein, with amino-acid sequence MATLGLSEADKAAVEAFRQDVVEPSRTSLVIVDFWAEWCGPCKQLAPVIEKVCADYASKGVKLVKVNVDENGFIASQFRVQSIPTVYAVFQGQPVADLSQARTEGQLKQYLDQLLSQLPIESDEKAQAEEIAPLIAMGEEMLAGGEAERALSVFQQIADIAPDNAEVLSGLLRALVALGQLDEADALLAELPAEMQKDQAIERAKAALALARNARPVADLSGVEARLAADADDHEARFELATGLMGNGDRDGAAEQLLEIVRRDRAWNDGAARTQLLTLFEAVGLEDPWVSAQRRKLSQILFS; translated from the coding sequence GTGGCGACCCTGGGACTGAGCGAGGCCGACAAGGCGGCCGTGGAGGCGTTTCGCCAGGATGTGGTGGAGCCTTCGCGCACGAGCCTGGTGATCGTCGACTTCTGGGCCGAATGGTGCGGCCCGTGCAAGCAACTGGCGCCGGTGATCGAGAAGGTGTGCGCCGACTATGCCAGCAAGGGCGTCAAGCTGGTGAAGGTGAATGTCGATGAAAATGGCTTCATCGCCAGCCAGTTCCGCGTCCAGTCGATCCCGACCGTCTATGCCGTGTTCCAGGGCCAGCCGGTCGCGGACCTGAGCCAGGCGCGGACCGAGGGGCAGTTGAAGCAATATCTCGACCAGTTGCTGAGCCAGTTGCCGATCGAATCGGACGAGAAGGCGCAGGCGGAAGAGATTGCGCCGCTGATCGCGATGGGCGAGGAAATGCTGGCCGGCGGCGAGGCGGAGCGCGCTTTGTCGGTGTTCCAGCAGATTGCCGACATCGCGCCCGACAATGCCGAAGTGCTGAGCGGCCTGCTGCGCGCGCTGGTGGCGCTGGGGCAACTGGACGAGGCCGATGCGCTGCTCGCCGAACTGCCCGCCGAGATGCAGAAGGACCAGGCGATCGAGCGCGCGAAGGCGGCGCTGGCGCTGGCCCGCAATGCCAGGCCCGTCGCCGACCTGTCGGGGGTCGAGGCGCGGCTGGCGGCCGATGCCGACGATCATGAGGCGCGCTTCGAGCTGGCGACCGGACTGATGGGCAATGGCGACCGGGATGGCGCGGCCGAGCAGCTGCTGGAGATCGTGCGCCGCGACCGGGCCTGGAATGACGGCGCCGCGCGCACCCAGCTTCTGACCCTGTTCGAGGCGGTCGGGCTGGAAGATCCGTGGGTGTCGGCGCAGCGCCGCAAGCTGTCGCAGATCCTGTTTTCGTAA
- a CDS encoding LON peptidase substrate-binding domain-containing protein, producing the protein MNRARISIFPLSGALLLPGMELPLHIFEPRYRALVQDASARDRRIGMIQPRSEGQKPPLFDVGCLGRISHIEALDDGRFNIILTGLARFRLVRELEVSTLFRQIEAEVEQAPEDEVLHLVERAALEQESRRFADALGYAVDWTAVSRLDDMALVNGIAQIAPFNPAAKQTLLEADTLSERADRIIQLMQIVGRAERDGGATMQ; encoded by the coding sequence GTGAACCGCGCGCGCATCTCGATCTTTCCGCTGTCCGGCGCGCTGCTGCTGCCGGGCATGGAACTGCCGCTGCATATCTTCGAGCCGCGTTATCGCGCGTTGGTGCAGGATGCGTCCGCGCGCGACCGGCGCATCGGCATGATCCAGCCGCGCAGCGAGGGGCAGAAGCCGCCGCTGTTCGATGTCGGCTGCCTGGGGCGGATCAGCCATATCGAGGCGCTGGACGATGGCCGGTTCAACATCATCCTGACCGGGCTGGCCCGGTTCCGGCTGGTGCGCGAGCTGGAGGTGTCGACGCTGTTCCGCCAGATCGAGGCGGAGGTCGAGCAGGCGCCGGAGGATGAGGTGCTGCATCTGGTCGAGCGGGCCGCGCTGGAGCAGGAATCGCGCCGCTTTGCCGATGCGCTGGGCTATGCGGTCGACTGGACGGCGGTGTCGCGGCTGGACGACATGGCGCTGGTCAACGGCATCGCCCAGATCGCGCCGTTCAACCCGGCGGCCAAGCAGACGCTGCTGGAGGCCGACACGCTGAGCGAGCGGGCCGACCGGATCATCCAGCTGATGCAGATCGTCGGCCGCGCCGAGCGCGACGGCGGCGCGACGATGCAATGA
- a CDS encoding Trm112 family protein, protein MSEETAPIDPWLLAKLVCPATRTPLRWDGARQALVSDAAGLAYPVRDGVPVLVVREAIALS, encoded by the coding sequence ATGAGCGAAGAGACAGCCCCGATCGATCCCTGGCTGCTGGCCAAGCTGGTCTGCCCGGCGACGCGCACGCCGCTGCGCTGGGACGGCGCGCGCCAGGCGCTGGTGTCGGACGCGGCGGGCCTCGCCTATCCGGTGCGCGACGGCGTGCCGGTGCTGGTGGTGCGGGAAGCGATCGCGCTTTCCTGA
- a CDS encoding Ppx/GppA family phosphatase: protein MNSMLSRVRAMAETMATSPEPATARSAIIDIGSNSVRLVVYDGPRRIPFILFNEKVMAGLGASLAKTGAIEPEAMERGLRAIGRFAHLCRDMRVTDIRCVATAAVRDATNGAEFITRAKAMGLTVELLSGAQEAIGAAMGVLSGIPDADGIVGDLGGGSLELARVRKGAVEQTISLPLGVLRLPQIRAKGPRALDRCVAKMLEKAGWQAEPDLPFYLVGGSWRSLARFDMQLTHFPLPVVHQYEMSAARAEQLTRIISHVDKGRLKQIPAMTGSRVPTLPDAAALLSVVVRQLKSSRMIVSAYGLREGLLYENLPDDIRAHDPLLVAAEAEGEAQARFRGHGDRIDRWIAPLFPDDDKDARRIRRAACLLADVSWRANPDFRAERGVEIALHSNWVGITAAERAMLGQALHTHFGGDVGTLPNLDRMASPDALRRAALWGLAIRLAQRLSGGVEGPLAISHLERHGDRIDLHLRDEDADLYGEAVERRLRNLAQAMGLKYQLLGGQG, encoded by the coding sequence ATGAACTCGATGCTCAGCCGCGTGCGCGCCATGGCGGAGACCATGGCGACCTCGCCCGAACCCGCCACGGCGCGCTCGGCGATCATCGACATCGGCTCCAACAGCGTCCGCCTGGTCGTCTATGACGGGCCGCGCCGCATCCCCTTCATCCTGTTCAATGAAAAGGTGATGGCGGGCCTGGGTGCCTCGCTGGCCAAGACCGGTGCGATCGAACCGGAAGCGATGGAGCGCGGCCTGCGTGCCATCGGCCGCTTTGCCCATCTGTGCCGCGACATGCGCGTCACCGACATACGCTGCGTGGCGACGGCCGCCGTGCGCGACGCCACCAATGGCGCCGAGTTCATCACCCGTGCCAAGGCTATGGGCCTGACCGTCGAACTGCTGTCGGGCGCGCAGGAGGCGATCGGCGCTGCCATGGGCGTGCTGTCGGGCATTCCCGATGCCGACGGCATCGTTGGCGACCTGGGTGGCGGCAGCCTGGAACTGGCCCGCGTGCGCAAGGGCGCGGTCGAACAGACCATCTCGCTGCCGCTGGGCGTGCTGCGCCTGCCGCAGATCCGGGCCAAGGGGCCGCGCGCGCTGGATCGCTGCGTTGCCAAGATGCTGGAAAAGGCCGGCTGGCAGGCGGAACCGGACCTGCCCTTCTATCTTGTCGGCGGCTCCTGGCGCTCGCTTGCCCGCTTCGACATGCAGCTCACCCATTTCCCGCTGCCGGTGGTGCATCAATATGAGATGAGCGCGGCCCGTGCCGAACAGCTCACCCGCATCATCTCCCATGTCGACAAGGGCCGGCTGAAGCAGATCCCGGCGATGACCGGATCGCGCGTGCCGACCTTGCCGGATGCCGCCGCGCTGCTGTCTGTGGTCGTGCGCCAGCTCAAGTCCAGCCGGATGATCGTGTCGGCCTATGGCCTGCGCGAAGGGCTGCTCTACGAAAATCTGCCCGACGATATCCGCGCTCATGACCCGCTGCTGGTCGCGGCCGAGGCGGAAGGAGAGGCACAGGCCCGCTTCCGCGGCCATGGCGACCGTATCGACCGCTGGATCGCGCCGCTCTTCCCCGACGATGACAAGGATGCCCGCCGCATCCGCCGCGCCGCCTGCCTGCTGGCCGATGTCAGCTGGCGCGCCAATCCCGATTTCCGCGCGGAACGCGGCGTCGAAATCGCCCTGCACAGCAACTGGGTCGGCATCACCGCTGCCGAGCGGGCGATGCTGGGTCAGGCGCTGCACACCCATTTCGGCGGCGATGTCGGCACGCTGCCCAACCTCGACCGCATGGCCAGCCCCGACGCGCTGCGCCGCGCCGCGCTCTGGGGCCTCGCCATCCGCCTGGCCCAGCGCCTGTCGGGCGGCGTCGAAGGCCCGCTCGCCATTTCCCATCTGGAACGGCATGGCGACCGCATCGACCTCCACCTGCGCGACGAGGATGCCGATCTCTACGGCGAAGCGGTCGAACGCCGCCTGCGCAACCTCGCCCAGGCCATGGGCCTCAAATATCAGCTGCTCGGCGGACAGGGTTAG
- a CDS encoding RNA degradosome polyphosphate kinase yields the protein MAEADPIASLSPAGERYFNRELSWLAFNQRVLEEAMNRAHPLLERLRFLSISGANLDEFFSVRVAGLKGQQLQDVDLRSADGLTPAQQLGAITETTASLMRAQQKVWGALHGELVQVGIEVIGPSAEMDVGCAGWLREHFLTQIFPILTPQALDPAHPFPFIPNQGLSIVFDLERLSDKQPIRELVMIPSSLARFVRIPGEPMRYMALEAVIRRFSADLFPGYRVRNSGVFRIIRDSDIEIEEEAEDLVRYFRSAIKRRRRGRVIRMEIEERIPEPVEEMLQDMLQGHEAIVVEVEGFIGIGDLSGIVDADRPDLKFEPYAPRFPERIREYGGDCFAAIRAKDIVVHHPYEAFDVVISFLKQAASDPDVVAIKQTLYRAGKQSAIIRALIDAAEAGKSVTAVVELKARFDEEQNLMWADALERAGVQVVYGFIDWKTHAKVSMVVRREGDQFRSYCHFGTGNYHPITARIYTDLSFFTADPAYSRDAAALFNYITGYVEPQRLEKLVMSPRDLRDTLCACIDAEIDHVRAGRPGTIWAKMNSLVDPAIIEKLYAASNAGVQIDLIVRGICCLRPGVPGMSENIRVKSVVGRFLEHSRITVFGNGKALPNNGAKVYISSADWMPRNFDRRVEFLAPVENPTVHDQILDQVMVANLIDTEQSWVLDRDGHYTRLEPGDRPFNLHRYFMTNPSLSGRGAAQEHGAVPTLRLRGRA from the coding sequence GTGGCCGAAGCCGATCCCATCGCCAGCCTTTCGCCCGCGGGCGAGCGCTATTTCAACCGCGAGCTTTCCTGGCTGGCCTTCAACCAGCGGGTGCTGGAAGAGGCGATGAACCGGGCCCACCCGTTGCTCGAACGGCTCCGCTTCCTGTCGATTTCGGGCGCCAATCTCGACGAATTCTTCTCCGTCCGCGTTGCCGGGCTCAAGGGCCAGCAATTGCAGGATGTCGATCTGCGGTCGGCCGACGGCCTGACGCCCGCGCAGCAGCTCGGCGCGATCACCGAGACCACGGCCAGCCTGATGCGCGCCCAGCAGAAGGTCTGGGGCGCGCTGCACGGCGAGCTGGTGCAGGTTGGGATCGAGGTGATCGGTCCGTCCGCGGAAATGGATGTCGGCTGCGCGGGGTGGCTGCGCGAGCATTTCCTGACCCAGATCTTCCCGATCCTGACGCCCCAGGCGCTGGACCCGGCACATCCCTTCCCCTTCATCCCCAATCAGGGGCTGTCGATCGTCTTCGATCTCGAACGGCTGTCGGACAAGCAGCCGATCCGCGAACTGGTGATGATCCCCTCCTCGCTCGCCCGCTTCGTGCGCATTCCGGGCGAACCGATGCGCTACATGGCGCTGGAGGCGGTGATCCGCCGCTTCTCGGCCGATCTCTTCCCCGGCTATCGCGTCCGCAACAGCGGCGTGTTCCGCATCATCCGCGACAGCGACATCGAGATCGAGGAAGAGGCGGAAGATCTGGTCCGCTATTTCCGCAGCGCCATCAAGCGCCGCCGCCGCGGCCGCGTGATCCGCATGGAGATAGAGGAGCGCATTCCCGAACCGGTCGAGGAAATGCTCCAGGACATGCTCCAGGGCCATGAGGCGATCGTGGTCGAGGTGGAGGGCTTCATCGGCATCGGTGACCTTAGCGGCATCGTCGACGCCGACCGCCCCGACCTCAAGTTCGAGCCCTATGCCCCCCGCTTCCCCGAGCGCATCCGCGAATATGGCGGCGACTGTTTCGCCGCGATCCGCGCCAAGGACATCGTCGTCCACCATCCCTATGAGGCGTTCGACGTCGTCATCTCCTTCCTGAAGCAGGCCGCGTCCGACCCGGATGTGGTCGCGATCAAGCAGACCCTCTACCGCGCGGGCAAGCAGTCGGCGATCATCCGCGCCCTGATCGACGCGGCCGAGGCCGGCAAGTCGGTGACCGCGGTGGTCGAGCTGAAGGCGCGCTTCGACGAAGAGCAGAATCTGATGTGGGCCGACGCGCTGGAACGCGCGGGCGTGCAGGTCGTCTATGGCTTCATCGACTGGAAGACGCATGCCAAGGTGTCGATGGTGGTGCGGCGCGAAGGCGACCAGTTCCGCAGCTACTGCCATTTCGGCACCGGCAACTACCACCCGATCACCGCGCGCATCTATACCGATCTCAGCTTCTTCACCGCCGATCCGGCCTATAGCCGCGATGCCGCCGCTTTGTTCAACTACATCACCGGCTATGTCGAGCCGCAGCGGCTGGAAAAGCTGGTCATGTCGCCCCGCGACCTGCGCGACACGCTGTGCGCCTGCATCGATGCGGAGATCGACCATGTCCGCGCCGGCCGCCCCGGCACCATCTGGGCCAAGATGAACAGCCTGGTCGACCCGGCGATCATCGAGAAACTCTATGCCGCCAGCAATGCCGGGGTGCAGATCGACCTGATCGTGCGCGGCATCTGCTGCCTGCGGCCGGGCGTTCCGGGCATGTCGGAAAATATCCGGGTGAAGTCGGTCGTCGGCCGTTTCCTGGAACATAGCCGCATCACCGTCTTCGGCAATGGCAAGGCGCTGCCCAATAATGGCGCGAAGGTCTATATCAGCTCGGCCGACTGGATGCCGCGCAACTTCGACCGCCGCGTCGAATTCCTCGCGCCGGTCGAAAATCCGACCGTCCATGACCAGATTCTGGACCAGGTGATGGTCGCCAATCTGATCGACACCGAACAGAGCTGGGTGCTGGATCGCGACGGCCATTATACCCGGCTGGAGCCGGGCGACCGGCCGTTCAACCTGCACCGTTATTTCATGACCAACCCGTCGCTGTCCGGGCGCGGCGCAGCGCAGGAGCATGGTGCGGTGCCGACCCTGCGCCTGCGTGGCCGGGCCTGA
- a CDS encoding HdaA/DnaA family protein — MSQISLPFEWQGQGEEFLVSEANQLAVAHLERWRDWPVSVTVLTGPPLSGRSALGRQFVAMSGGSVIDDAEGQDEHMLFHAWNEAQTEHRPLLMIGRTSPLRWTVALPDLRSRLAGSPHVAIEEPDEALALALIERRLGASGASFAPDLAPWLLRRIERSYGAIAAVTALLDEASLSSGRKISVALAKEALQSAGILPIVPPDPTNDQRE, encoded by the coding sequence ATGAGCCAGATCAGCCTGCCCTTCGAATGGCAGGGCCAGGGCGAGGAGTTTCTGGTGAGCGAGGCCAATCAACTGGCCGTTGCCCATCTGGAACGCTGGCGCGACTGGCCCGTGTCCGTGACTGTGCTGACCGGCCCGCCACTGTCGGGCCGTTCGGCGCTGGGCCGCCAGTTCGTCGCGATGAGCGGCGGCAGCGTGATCGACGATGCCGAGGGGCAGGACGAGCATATGCTGTTCCATGCCTGGAACGAGGCGCAGACCGAGCATCGCCCGCTGCTGATGATCGGCCGCACGTCCCCGCTGCGCTGGACGGTGGCGCTGCCCGACCTGCGATCGCGGCTGGCCGGATCGCCCCATGTCGCGATCGAGGAACCAGACGAGGCGCTGGCGCTGGCGCTGATCGAGCGGCGGCTGGGCGCGTCGGGCGCCAGCTTCGCACCGGACCTTGCCCCCTGGCTGCTTCGGCGGATCGAGCGCAGCTATGGCGCGATTGCGGCGGTGACGGCGCTGCTGGATGAGGCATCGCTGTCATCTGGACGTAAGATTTCGGTCGCACTGGCGAAAGAGGCCCTGCAATCTGCAGGAATCTTGCCTATAGTCCCGCCCGATCCCACCAACGACCAGCGCGAGTAA